Proteins from a genomic interval of Clostridium scatologenes:
- a CDS encoding VTT domain-containing protein gives MKNVFKGNIMKFFWIFIVICLYVFVPPIKSNVNQAISVLKNVDVKAAREYILSFGIWAPVVSFLLMILQSVIAPLPAFIITFANAGLFGWVKGAILSWSSAMAGAALCYYIARILGRDVVEKLTSRTALKKIDEFFERYGKYAVLIARLLPFISFDIVSYAAGLTSMSFWSFFVATGIGQLPATIIYSYIGGMLTGTVKTFVIGLLMLFALSTLIVLVKKMWNDKKKDNNKIKEI, from the coding sequence GTGAAAAATGTGTTTAAAGGGAATATAATGAAATTTTTCTGGATTTTTATAGTTATTTGTTTATATGTTTTTGTACCACCAATAAAATCTAATGTTAATCAGGCAATTTCTGTATTGAAAAATGTAGACGTTAAAGCAGCAAGGGAATATATACTCAGCTTTGGAATTTGGGCACCAGTTGTTTCTTTTTTACTAATGATATTACAATCTGTAATTGCACCGCTTCCAGCATTTATAATAACCTTTGCTAATGCAGGACTTTTTGGATGGGTTAAAGGAGCAATTCTATCATGGTCAAGCGCTATGGCAGGAGCTGCATTATGTTATTATATTGCAAGAATTTTAGGAAGAGATGTAGTGGAAAAGCTTACAAGTAGAACAGCTTTAAAAAAGATTGATGAGTTTTTTGAAAGGTACGGTAAATATGCAGTTTTAATTGCCAGACTATTGCCTTTCATATCCTTTGATATAGTTAGTTATGCTGCAGGTTTAACATCTATGAGCTTTTGGTCATTCTTTGTGGCAACAGGTATAGGACAGCTTCCAGCAACTATTATATATTCTTATATAGGTGGAATGTTAACAGGTACAGTAAAAACATTTGTAATTGGTCTTTTAATGTTATTTGCATTAAGTACATTAATTGTTTTGGTTAAAAAAATGTGGAATGATAAGAAAAAAGACAATAATAAAATTAAAGAAATTTAA
- a CDS encoding ABC transporter permease produces MKKNIVFNIVIYLAVFLIVLPLIVLLLWGVSKRWPWPYIIPREYSLRGINYFLTGYGNSTKILLYSIFLSFVVTVITLIISIPAARALGLYEFKGKTFFKLLVLLPLIISPVAVGIGIQVFFIKIGLANTFLGVVLVHLIPCLPYGIRILTDVFEILGESMEFQARTLGASKLQTFFYVTLPLISPGLISAASLVFIVSLSQYFLTFIVGGGNVITFSMLMFPFIQSGDRTIAACYSIVFIVTTLIFLVVMEKKVKAYYAIENHFYI; encoded by the coding sequence ATGAAGAAAAATATTGTTTTTAATATTGTTATTTATCTGGCTGTCTTTTTAATTGTTTTACCATTAATAGTTTTGCTATTATGGGGAGTTAGTAAAAGATGGCCTTGGCCTTATATTATACCTAGAGAGTATAGCTTAAGAGGAATAAATTATTTTTTAACTGGTTATGGTAATTCTACTAAAATACTTTTATATAGTATTTTCTTATCCTTTGTAGTTACTGTAATCACTTTAATAATAAGTATACCAGCTGCTAGAGCTTTAGGATTATATGAATTTAAAGGAAAAACTTTTTTTAAACTGCTTGTGCTTTTACCACTTATTATATCACCAGTAGCAGTTGGTATTGGTATCCAGGTATTCTTTATAAAAATTGGACTTGCAAATACATTTTTAGGTGTAGTTTTAGTACACTTGATACCATGTTTGCCTTATGGTATAAGAATACTTACTGATGTGTTTGAAATTTTAGGTGAGTCCATGGAATTTCAGGCTAGAACACTAGGAGCAAGCAAGTTGCAGACTTTTTTTTATGTAACTTTACCCTTAATATCTCCAGGTTTAATATCTGCAGCAAGTTTAGTATTTATAGTATCTTTAAGCCAGTACTTTCTAACCTTTATTGTAGGAGGAGGAAATGTTATAACCTTCTCTATGCTTATGTTTCCATTCATTCAAAGTGGAGATAGAACCATAGCAGCTTGTTATAGTATTGTATTTATAGTTACTACTTTAATATTTTTAGTTGTAATGGAGAAAAAAGTTAAAGCTTACTATGCAATAGAAAATCATTTTTATATTTAG
- a CDS encoding ABC transporter substrate-binding protein, whose product MRKILALFMIFMLSIGSFGCAQKKNPADDTMNKNWDTILKEVKGTTVNFYGWGGSKTTNAWIDDYLTKMLKDKYDITLKRVPMNIEDILNKLIGDKQANNKKGTIDVVWINGENFYTAKQAGILYGPFAEKLPNFNKYIDKNSIEVKSDFGYSVEGYEVPYGKAQFVMVYNGSKLSKTPASAQELLQFVKEHPGKFTYSAPPDFTGSAFVRNIIYDTVGYDKIANAKPDKQSVEKVIQPAMDYLKQLKSYLWNNGKAYPSTIAQLDNMYADNQLLMSMSYNPNSIPGKVKSGEYPKGTKSFIFNKGTIGNTHFLAIPYNAPNKSGAMAVINAIITVEAQASKYDPEGWGDLPVLDNSKLSADEKKKFEEIKVGEGVIPQDKLLSHRIPEVPAQLVPIIEKIWLEQIPGDK is encoded by the coding sequence TTGAGAAAGATATTGGCATTATTTATGATTTTTATGTTATCAATAGGTTCCTTTGGATGTGCTCAAAAGAAAAATCCAGCTGACGATACAATGAATAAAAATTGGGATACCATATTAAAAGAAGTTAAAGGAACAACTGTTAATTTTTATGGCTGGGGTGGAAGTAAAACAACAAATGCGTGGATAGATGACTATTTAACTAAAATGTTAAAGGATAAATATGATATAACCTTAAAAAGAGTCCCTATGAATATTGAGGACATATTAAATAAGTTAATTGGAGATAAACAGGCAAATAATAAAAAAGGAACTATTGATGTAGTTTGGATTAATGGAGAAAATTTTTATACAGCAAAGCAAGCAGGAATACTTTATGGACCTTTTGCAGAAAAGCTGCCTAATTTTAATAAATATATAGATAAGAATTCAATAGAAGTAAAATCTGATTTTGGATATTCTGTGGAAGGATATGAAGTACCTTATGGGAAAGCACAATTTGTGATGGTGTATAATGGAAGTAAGCTGTCGAAGACACCTGCAAGTGCACAGGAATTATTACAATTTGTAAAAGAACATCCAGGAAAATTTACATATTCTGCACCTCCTGATTTTACTGGAAGTGCTTTTGTAAGAAACATTATATATGATACTGTTGGATATGATAAGATAGCTAATGCAAAACCAGATAAACAATCAGTAGAGAAAGTAATTCAACCAGCTATGGATTATTTAAAGCAATTAAAGTCTTATTTGTGGAATAACGGCAAAGCTTATCCATCTACCATAGCTCAATTAGATAATATGTATGCAGATAATCAGTTGCTTATGAGTATGTCTTATAATCCAAATTCAATACCTGGTAAGGTAAAGAGTGGTGAGTATCCAAAAGGTACAAAAAGTTTTATATTTAATAAGGGAACTATAGGAAATACCCACTTTTTAGCAATACCATATAATGCACCTAATAAGTCAGGAGCAATGGCTGTTATAAATGCAATAATTACTGTTGAAGCACAAGCATCAAAATATGACCCAGAAGGTTGGGGAGATTTACCAGTTTTAGACAACAGTAAACTTTCAGCAGATGAAAAGAAGAAATTTGAAGAAATTAAGGTTGGAGAAGGAGTAATACCTCAGGATAAATTATTGAGTCACAGAATTCCTGAAGTTCCAGCACAGTTGGTACCTATTATAGAAAAGATTTGGTTAGAACAAATTCCAGGAGATAAGTAA
- a CDS encoding (Fe-S)-binding protein: MSNFTYSNEFNNKAKEFSESCINCKACVKECEMLSNFKINPKEFFDIDINMVNTDPNIPYSCNTCGTCIKVCPKGLKLEELFVDMRKEHIRHNEGISPMKGHKSIEFHQAFSFSKMFNTSVPDMKAGYTKRVFIPGCSLSSYRPELVGKTLEYLQEKLPGTGAILKCCGKPTLSLGQEEKFHQRYSELQKEIDKLGAEEVITACENCYITMSKFSPKQKVRSLWTVIPELGLYDEMKGKGKSSNITFSIHDACPTRNNSDIHEGVRWIINELGYKFKETEYSKENTRCCGFGGMVVPANPKFSQEVIKKSAGNLGDYVITYCASCREAMAIGRKKSFHILDLMFDDSYTTNSNIPILKKSFLQNWTSRYKCKQILKHKGN; this comes from the coding sequence ATGAGTAACTTTACATATTCAAATGAGTTTAATAATAAAGCTAAAGAGTTTTCAGAAAGCTGTATTAACTGTAAAGCTTGTGTTAAAGAATGTGAAATGCTAAGCAATTTTAAAATTAATCCTAAGGAGTTTTTTGATATAGATATAAATATGGTAAATACTGATCCTAATATTCCATATTCTTGTAATACTTGTGGTACTTGTATTAAGGTATGTCCAAAAGGATTAAAGCTTGAAGAATTATTTGTTGATATGAGAAAAGAACATATAAGGCATAATGAAGGAATATCTCCAATGAAGGGACATAAAAGTATAGAGTTTCATCAAGCTTTTAGCTTTTCTAAAATGTTTAATACTTCCGTGCCAGATATGAAGGCAGGATACACAAAAAGGGTATTTATTCCAGGCTGCAGCTTATCATCGTACAGGCCAGAACTTGTAGGAAAAACCTTAGAATATTTGCAGGAAAAACTTCCAGGAACAGGTGCAATATTAAAATGTTGTGGTAAACCAACATTATCATTAGGACAAGAAGAAAAGTTTCATCAAAGATATTCAGAACTTCAGAAGGAGATTGATAAACTTGGTGCTGAAGAAGTAATAACTGCTTGTGAAAATTGTTATATTACAATGTCTAAGTTTAGTCCTAAACAAAAGGTAAGATCTCTATGGACTGTTATTCCTGAACTAGGCCTATATGATGAAATGAAAGGAAAAGGTAAGAGTAGTAATATTACTTTTAGTATCCATGATGCGTGTCCTACAAGAAATAATTCAGATATTCATGAGGGTGTAAGGTGGATTATAAATGAATTAGGATATAAATTTAAAGAAACAGAGTATTCTAAAGAAAATACTAGATGCTGTGGTTTTGGAGGAATGGTTGTACCTGCAAATCCCAAATTTTCTCAAGAAGTGATAAAGAAAAGTGCAGGAAATTTAGGAGATTATGTAATAACATATTGTGCAAGCTGCAGAGAAGCCATGGCTATTGGTAGAAAAAAATCTTTTCACATACTTGATTTAATGTTTGATGATAGTTATACTACCAATTCAAATATACCAATTTTAAAGAAAAGTTTTTTACAGAATTGGACATCAAGATATAAGTGTAAACAAATTTTGAAACACAAAGGAAATTAA
- a CDS encoding phosphotransferase has product MLKDILNNKIYDYLKYNNLNEKLNIGEDYNIKFLAQGEYNINFTLEGSNKKYVFRVNTASQLGLENQIKYEYEALKNLEASSVTPKVYYLDDSKKDLDYGILVMEFLEGKPLQYDKDLNSAAKIFAKIHSIDTNGNSFKNFIVEDNIFSARISESKKLLKDFFQSSKIPLYLKIFFDAFTNWAEKNRYEEKYFLENKWHVINNTEVNSGNFIIGKEKSYLIDWEKPVISDPCQDLTQFLAPTTTLWKTGCILKEEEKEEFFKVYISNLKDNSIRERVKLYTPFLYLRALSWCAYAYLEYQKEDKEIKNMDTYNKIKEYLDLNFMKDLLKKYF; this is encoded by the coding sequence GTGTTAAAAGATATATTAAATAATAAAATTTATGACTATTTAAAATACAACAATTTAAATGAAAAACTTAATATTGGAGAAGACTATAATATAAAATTTTTAGCTCAGGGAGAATATAATATTAATTTTACACTTGAAGGCTCTAATAAAAAGTATGTTTTTAGAGTAAATACGGCCAGCCAGCTTGGATTAGAAAACCAAATAAAATACGAGTATGAAGCCTTAAAAAATTTGGAGGCAAGTAGTGTAACACCAAAGGTTTATTATTTAGATGATAGTAAAAAAGATTTGGATTATGGAATATTAGTAATGGAGTTCCTTGAAGGAAAACCCTTACAATATGATAAAGACTTAAATTCTGCAGCAAAAATATTTGCTAAGATACATTCTATAGATACAAATGGAAATAGTTTTAAGAATTTTATTGTAGAAGATAATATATTTTCTGCAAGAATAAGTGAATCTAAAAAATTACTTAAAGACTTTTTTCAATCTTCTAAAATACCCTTGTATCTTAAAATTTTTTTTGATGCATTTACTAACTGGGCTGAAAAAAATAGGTATGAAGAAAAATATTTTTTGGAAAATAAGTGGCATGTTATCAATAACACTGAAGTGAATTCTGGTAACTTCATAATTGGAAAAGAAAAGTCTTACCTTATAGATTGGGAGAAGCCTGTAATAAGTGATCCTTGCCAAGATTTAACGCAATTTTTAGCACCAACTACTACTTTATGGAAAACAGGTTGTATATTAAAAGAAGAAGAAAAAGAAGAATTTTTTAAAGTATATATAAGTAATTTAAAAGATAATAGTATAAGAGAAAGAGTGAAACTATATACTCCATTTCTTTATTTAAGAGCGTTATCTTGGTGTGCATATGCATATTTAGAATACCAAAAAGAAGATAAAGAAATTAAAAATATGGATACTTATAATAAAATAAAAGAATATTTAGATTTAAATTTTATGAAAGACTTATTAAAAAAATATTTTTAA
- a CDS encoding ABC transporter ATP-binding protein: protein MAKLQIKDINKSFNETKVLKNINFFVDDGEIISLLGESGCGKSTTLKIIAGLMKPDNGDIIIDEYSVLNVPPEKRKTVIVFQDHLLFPHLNAEDNIGFGLKMAGVKKHIKDNKVAEIVTLLKLHGLEKRYPKELSGGQRQRVALGRALAVEPKVLLLDEPFSSLDMRLRDEMRELVLDIQKGLKITTVLVTHDKEEALMMSDKIAIMMNGNIKQFDTPENIYEKPIDPLVADFLGEKNHIEGYVDNGIFHCELGNFQIEVFSKENGEIMIKPEDIQLLSKNEESNFSDIIYGTIKKRRYLGDKIHYIVEAEGNDFKVISNKYMKFNIGENVKLNINFSNGIFYSMTDKEK, encoded by the coding sequence ATGGCTAAGTTACAAATAAAAGATATAAATAAAAGTTTTAATGAAACAAAAGTATTGAAAAATATAAATTTTTTCGTAGATGATGGTGAAATAATATCTCTTTTAGGTGAATCTGGATGTGGAAAAAGTACTACATTAAAAATTATTGCTGGACTTATGAAACCTGATAATGGAGATATAATTATAGATGAATATTCTGTTTTAAATGTACCACCAGAAAAACGAAAGACAGTAATTGTATTTCAAGACCATTTGCTATTTCCTCATTTGAATGCAGAGGATAATATTGGTTTTGGTCTTAAAATGGCTGGTGTAAAAAAACATATTAAAGATAACAAGGTTGCAGAAATAGTAACTTTGTTAAAACTCCATGGTTTGGAGAAAAGATATCCAAAAGAATTGTCAGGAGGTCAAAGGCAGAGAGTTGCATTAGGCAGGGCTCTGGCAGTTGAACCTAAAGTTCTTTTGTTAGATGAACCTTTTTCAAGCTTAGACATGAGACTGAGAGATGAAATGAGGGAACTAGTGTTAGATATACAAAAGGGACTTAAAATAACTACTGTTTTGGTTACTCATGATAAAGAGGAAGCTCTAATGATGTCAGATAAAATTGCAATAATGATGAATGGAAATATAAAGCAGTTTGATACTCCAGAAAATATTTATGAAAAGCCTATAGATCCATTAGTTGCAGATTTTTTAGGAGAAAAAAATCATATAGAAGGTTACGTTGATAATGGAATATTTCATTGTGAACTTGGAAATTTTCAAATAGAAGTATTTTCTAAAGAAAATGGTGAAATTATGATAAAGCCAGAAGATATACAGCTTTTATCTAAAAATGAAGAAAGTAACTTTAGTGATATTATATATGGCACTATAAAAAAGAGAAGATATTTAGGAGATAAAATTCACTATATCGTTGAAGCTGAAGGAAATGATTTCAAGGTAATATCCAATAAGTATATGAAATTTAATATAGGTGAAAATGTAAAACTTAATATAAATTTTTCAAATGGAATTTTTTATTCAATGACTGACAAAGAAAAATAA
- a CDS encoding TVP38/TMEM64 family protein — translation MHKISKKYISIVLMAIIIVLVMYLCKSSRALENCTPQSMKNYISSFGMLAPIIYIIMFTIIPLTLFPDAVLAIAGGMIFGVGIGTLYTIIGAVCGGTLSFFISRIFGRGLVEKLIKGKAEWFEDGIEKKGFLFILILRLVPLVPFDVISYGAGLSKIKYKDFALATFVGIIPGVWVYANLGDKSGNIFSLEFFGAVLILVLLMIFSYFMKKKISVKGLKNKVNGEN, via the coding sequence ATGCACAAAATTAGTAAAAAATATATTAGCATAGTTTTAATGGCTATAATAATTGTTTTAGTAATGTATTTGTGTAAATCATCAAGAGCATTGGAAAATTGCACTCCACAGAGTATGAAAAATTATATTAGCTCTTTTGGAATGCTTGCTCCTATTATCTACATAATTATGTTTACTATAATTCCTCTGACTCTATTTCCAGATGCAGTTTTAGCAATAGCAGGAGGGATGATTTTTGGTGTAGGTATAGGAACACTTTATACTATTATTGGAGCTGTGTGTGGAGGAACGCTATCATTTTTTATTTCAAGAATATTTGGAAGAGGATTGGTTGAAAAGCTTATCAAAGGTAAGGCTGAATGGTTTGAAGATGGTATTGAAAAGAAAGGTTTTTTATTTATACTTATATTAAGACTTGTACCTTTGGTGCCTTTTGATGTAATAAGTTATGGTGCAGGACTTTCAAAGATAAAGTATAAAGATTTTGCACTTGCTACCTTTGTTGGTATAATTCCGGGAGTTTGGGTGTATGCAAATTTAGGAGATAAGTCAGGAAACATATTCTCACTAGAATTCTTTGGAGCAGTATTAATATTAGTATTGCTTATGATATTTTCCTATTTTATGAAAAAGAAAATATCAGTTAAAGGATTAAAAAATAAAGTAAATGGTGAAAATTAG
- a CDS encoding YdjY domain-containing protein translates to MKKIISIAASILLLGMVLAGCSNKQQQSEQSKPSTKEETMTVNKDKKEVKMQAEVNGKYFTEGTRHGVVYKGGKNGEKSILRGLADEKKFYEAMMSLGAKPGNNLTAEDMKKGTKSIEGSKVNVFLTWDGLGKEIPFGDVIKSTDYNGNDLPLRAMDFRFGGNIDRANKNNTGCVLCLDSCATGIVSNASYKAGEVEALKNVKFYGKKDVLPKDGTKVTVIFRLAE, encoded by the coding sequence ATGAAAAAAATTATATCAATTGCTGCTTCAATATTGCTTCTTGGAATGGTATTAGCAGGATGTTCAAATAAACAGCAGCAGTCAGAACAAAGTAAACCATCAACAAAGGAAGAAACAATGACTGTTAATAAAGACAAAAAGGAAGTAAAAATGCAGGCAGAAGTAAATGGAAAATATTTTACAGAAGGTACAAGACATGGAGTAGTATATAAAGGTGGTAAAAATGGAGAAAAATCCATATTAAGAGGATTAGCTGATGAGAAAAAATTCTATGAAGCAATGATGTCACTAGGAGCAAAGCCAGGAAATAATTTAACTGCTGAAGATATGAAAAAAGGAACAAAGAGTATAGAAGGTTCAAAGGTTAACGTTTTTCTTACATGGGATGGTCTTGGAAAAGAGATACCATTTGGCGATGTAATAAAATCAACTGATTACAATGGTAACGATTTACCATTAAGGGCAATGGATTTTAGATTTGGTGGAAATATTGATAGAGCAAATAAAAATAACACAGGATGTGTGCTATGTTTAGACAGTTGTGCTACAGGAATTGTAAGTAATGCATCTTATAAAGCAGGTGAAGTTGAAGCTTTAAAAAATGTGAAATTTTATGGTAAAAAGGATGTACTTCCTAAAGATGGAACTAAGGTAACTGTAATATTTAGACTAGCTGAGTAA
- a CDS encoding TIGR04282 family arsenosugar biosynthesis glycosyltransferase, with protein MNALILMTRVPIAGMTKTRLMKIFTGTECAQLQQCFLLDLFKMLNKIRKTVDIYITYTPEKSFCLIDHIIPSFIDSFPQQGDDLGDRMNNAIEKLLNKGYSKVILIGSDIPSLQPEDINKAYEELENNDICLGPTNDGGYYLIGMKKNCKEIFNNNLKWGNKSVFEATLAIANNSGYNVGLTTKLNDIDEKEDIEDLIKRVKKGEFNTKMLPYNTVNFIQNKWGDVPSVKRYIK; from the coding sequence ATGAATGCTCTTATACTTATGACTAGAGTGCCGATTGCAGGTATGACAAAGACACGATTAATGAAAATTTTTACAGGCACAGAATGTGCACAGCTTCAGCAATGCTTTCTTTTGGACTTGTTTAAAATGCTTAATAAGATTAGAAAAACAGTAGATATATATATAACCTACACTCCTGAAAAATCCTTTTGCTTAATAGACCATATTATTCCAAGTTTTATAGATAGTTTTCCGCAGCAAGGAGATGATTTAGGAGATAGGATGAATAATGCAATTGAAAAACTTTTAAATAAGGGATATTCAAAGGTAATACTAATTGGATCAGATATACCATCTCTTCAACCTGAAGATATCAATAAAGCTTATGAAGAGCTTGAAAATAATGATATTTGTTTGGGACCAACTAATGATGGTGGTTATTATTTAATAGGAATGAAAAAAAATTGTAAGGAGATTTTTAATAATAATTTGAAGTGGGGAAATAAGTCTGTATTTGAAGCTACTTTAGCAATAGCTAATAACTCAGGATATAATGTAGGTCTTACAACAAAGCTTAATGATATAGATGAAAAAGAAGATATTGAAGATCTTATTAAAAGGGTAAAAAAAGGGGAATTTAATACAAAGATGTTACCTTACAATACGGTAAATTTTATACAAAATAAATGGGGAGATGTTCCTAGTGTTAAAAGATATATTAAATAA
- a CDS encoding TIGR04283 family arsenosugar biosynthesis glycosyltransferase codes for MVSIIIPVLNEEKNIEKSLIQFNRLKGDKEIIVVDGGSSDSTKQIAKRFAKVVLSEKGRANQMNKGAAKARGDILWFVHLDSIVNEDSIEKIQLAIDEKYVGGGFSLKFYDYDTLFMKYISTTSNLRAKYLGLYFGDQGIFVRRDVFEGVGGYPKQEIMEDWEFSLLIKKMGNLKLINTTIGTSARRFKNGGQLKTHLLMHKIKLLYLLGTPTDKLAKIYKDVR; via the coding sequence ATGGTATCGATTATAATTCCTGTATTAAATGAAGAGAAAAATATTGAAAAAAGTTTGATTCAATTTAATAGATTAAAGGGTGATAAAGAAATTATTGTAGTAGATGGTGGAAGTAGTGACAGTACAAAACAGATTGCAAAGAGATTTGCTAAGGTAGTCTTAAGTGAAAAAGGAAGAGCAAATCAGATGAATAAAGGTGCTGCAAAGGCCAGAGGAGACATACTTTGGTTTGTTCATTTAGATTCAATTGTTAATGAGGATTCTATTGAAAAAATTCAACTAGCTATAGATGAAAAATATGTTGGAGGAGGATTTTCATTAAAGTTTTATGATTATGATACATTATTTATGAAGTATATATCAACAACTTCTAATCTCAGAGCTAAATATTTAGGATTGTACTTTGGTGATCAAGGCATTTTTGTTAGAAGAGATGTATTTGAAGGCGTAGGAGGATATCCTAAGCAAGAAATAATGGAAGATTGGGAGTTTTCACTTTTGATTAAAAAGATGGGGAATCTAAAGCTTATTAACACCACCATAGGTACTTCAGCTAGAAGATTTAAAAATGGAGGACAATTAAAAACCCATTTATTGATGCATAAAATAAAATTGCTGTACTTATTAGGAACACCTACAGATAAATTAGCTAAAATTTATAAGGATGTGAGATAA
- a CDS encoding ABC transporter permease, which translates to MKIEVKPYILLLPAAIVLFGILASGIIMALAQSLGYMPIVGIRELTFKYYISIISDKSFLESLMFSLKISLISSIIAVIVGVILAYSMLINKHRISIEKTLYILPIIVPHMVASFLMFNILTQSGLLPRILYGLGMLKEQSHFPNLIFDRYGIGIIMTYLWKEIPFVAMVVYAFMSNINRNLQEVAVNLGASRRQRFWYIILPLSWPSIISSFIIIFAFSFGAFEVPYLLGPTTPKTLPIKAFIEYSNPDISNRPYAMALNVILTFISIIVVWIYDKTLSLICRNM; encoded by the coding sequence ATGAAAATAGAGGTTAAGCCATATATATTACTTCTTCCAGCTGCTATTGTTTTATTTGGAATATTGGCATCTGGTATAATAATGGCTTTAGCACAAAGTTTAGGGTATATGCCTATTGTTGGTATTAGGGAATTAACATTTAAATATTATATTTCTATAATTTCTGATAAAAGTTTTTTAGAATCTTTAATGTTTAGCTTGAAAATTTCATTGATTTCATCAATTATAGCAGTCATAGTTGGTGTAATACTTGCTTATTCTATGCTTATTAATAAGCATAGAATAAGTATAGAAAAAACGTTATACATACTTCCTATAATAGTACCTCATATGGTTGCTTCTTTTTTAATGTTTAATATTCTAACTCAAAGTGGGCTGCTGCCTAGAATTTTATATGGACTTGGTATGTTAAAGGAACAATCACATTTCCCAAATTTAATTTTTGATAGATATGGTATTGGAATTATAATGACTTATCTTTGGAAGGAGATACCATTTGTAGCTATGGTAGTGTATGCATTTATGAGCAACATAAATAGAAATCTTCAGGAGGTAGCTGTGAATTTAGGGGCTAGCAGAAGACAGCGTTTCTGGTACATTATACTTCCTTTATCATGGCCTTCAATTATATCTTCTTTTATTATTATATTTGCATTTTCATTTGGTGCATTTGAAGTTCCATACTTGCTTGGACCTACCACACCTAAAACTTTACCAATAAAAGCTTTTATAGAATATTCAAATCCTGATATTTCTAATAGACCTTATGCAATGGCTTTAAATGTTATCCTTACTTTTATTTCCATAATAGTAGTATGGATTTATGATAAAACTCTTAGTTTGATTTGCAGAAATATGTAA